The Bacillota bacterium genomic interval CAGTCTCTTGAGCGCTTTCGGGTTCAAACCGATCACGTTCTATGCTGCCTACGATACCTCCTGACCAATTATGCCCACACGTAGCGGCTTGCTTAGAAGAACATACCTGATGTGCGGAAAATCGGTTAGTAGCTCTTGTTGCGGTTCTGGCTGGCACGGTGGTGCTGCAACAGGGGGTGCTTGGCGAGGCCTCGTCCATGCGGATAGAGACCCAGGGCATCCAGTTCATCTTCCATGAGGGCGCGGAGCAGGTTGACCCCCCATGGCTCCTGGTGATGAACGGGGTAGTTGCCCTGCCGATGCTTCTGCTAGCACTGTTCGTTATCTACCAGTTGAGAAAGGTGTTCGGGTCCGTCGCGGGAGGCTGTCCCTTCGAGCCCGGGAACCCGGGCCGGATCCGCCTGATCGGCATAGCCATATGCATTTCCTCGGCTGTGCGGTCCGTGGGGAGTTTCCTGGGGGGATGGTTTATCGAACACGCTGTGAACTTTCCCGGCATTGAGGTGAGGGCGCTATTAAGACCGGACCTCAATACCCTGTTCTTGGGGTTGGTCGTCATGGTACTATCTGAGGTCTTCCGCTATGGCTCGGTGCTCCAGGAAGACCATGACCTTACGGTTTGACGGGGTGAGCCAATGAGCATAATCATTCGCTTAGACCGAGTGATGGTAGACCGTAAGGTTCCCTTGACCGAACTCGCTCAGCGTGTAGGCATTACCAACGCTAATCTCTCGATCCTGAAGAACAACAAGGTCAAGGCCATTCGTCTTGCGACCCTGAACGCGCTCTGCCGGGAGCTATCCTGCCAACCCGGCGACCTCTTGGAGTACGTAGACGACGAGGCATGAGGAAAGGGCACCCAGGCGACCCTTCTTGACCGGGGGACCTGCGTGGTGCACGGAGGTCAGGTTGTGCGGGGCATTCATGCCGGTTTCACCTATGCGGCGGGAGGCGCCAGTGAAGGGATGGAATGCACCTTATAGGGCCTCGAATCTCACCTGTTAGACCAGAATAGGTGTCACCACCATGCCATGCTGGCTAGTGGGTCTGCGCCTTCATCTTCCCAAGGGCCTTACCTGCTCGCCAGGGGGGATCAGAAGCTTTCCGGTCCAGGCCACCTGGCCAGAAGGCATATCACACCGTAGGGAGTGAGGCACTTTGCGCTGCGTTGTTCTGGGTGGGGGCGGAGCCATGGCCGGCCAGGTGGCCATGGATCTCAGGGAGAACTCCGTGTTCGAGGACTTCATCATGGCAGACATCCGGTTTGACCATGCGGCGAGACGTTGTGAGGAATTGGGGGACCCGCGGTTCCGGCCAGCCCTGGCCGATGCCAGTGACAAGCAGGGTCTGGCCAAGACCCTGCGGGGCGCGACTGTCTGCATCAACTGTGCCCAGTACAACTACAACACTGCCGTCATGGGGGCCTGCCTGCAGGCAGGTGCTGGATACATAGACCTTGGCGGGCTCTTTCACGTGACCCGGAAGCAGAAACCTATGCATGGCGCCTTCAAGGAAGCAGGCGTGCCTGCGGTTCTTGGCATGGGCTCAACTCCGGGAACCATGAATGTCCTGGCTCGCTACGGTGTGGACCTCCTGGATACGGTTGAAAGGGCCGATGCGCTGTGCGCATGGGTGGATGAGGCCTCCGTTGAGGGGCCCTTCATTCCCCCCTATGCCTTGAGGACCATGCTGGAGGAGATGACCGAGGACGCCTGGGCCTTTGAGGATGGGGAGCTGCGACCGTTTCCCGCAGGTTCAGGAGGGGAGATTGTGAGGTTTCCGGAGCCGGTTGGCTCTGTCCCGGTTTACCTCTGCCTTCATTCCGAGCCCGCCACGTGGCCAGTCTCCTGGAGAGACAAGGGGCTTGCCGGGTGTGCCTTCAAGATTGGAATGCCGCCATCCCTTCGCGAGAAGATGGCCTTCCTGGCCCGGCTGGGCTTTCACCGCAAGGAGGCCCTCGATGGCGTTGGCGCCATTCCTCCCGTGGAGTACCTTGAAAGGCTCATAGCCCAGCAGGCCTGTGGTGCCCCCCAGGGGGCGACCTCCTCCACCCTCGAGGTCCTCCGGGCAAGGGTGGTGGGAACTAGAAACGGCCTGAGATGCACACACAATGTGGATATGCTGGCTCAGGACCATTCCAGGTGGAAGGTATCGGCCACCACCGGCACCCCGCCCTCCATAGTCTCCGGTTACATGGGGGAGGGGAGGATACCCCCGGGCGTCTGGGCGCCGGAAGAGGTGATTGACCCAGTCCCATACTTTGAGGATCTGGCCAAGCGGGAGATGCGGGTACAGGTTGAAACGCTGTATGAGCCCATCGCCTACCGGTGAACCATCTCCAGGGGAAAGAGGGCTAGCAGTTATCCAGCAGAGCCTCCGCCACCGCTTCCAGGTCATGGTCTCCTAGGGTTCTCATGTCCAGGACAAGAAAGCCCCGGTGGATCCTGGCGATGACGGGGGGCTGGGCCCTTCTGAGTGCTTCCTCCAGGGCTGTCACCTTCCCGTCTGAGGGACGGACGGCCACCACCCAGCTGGGGAGGTCCTCGCCTGGGTTTGAACCCCCCCCAGCCTGCGAGGTGCTCTGTGCCACCTTGACCTCCAGGGAAGGGGTCTTGCGGACCATGCCTGCCAGCCTAATCGCCCGTTGCTCAAGGAGCTCCCCTCCCTGGGCCAGCCGGGAGAGGGTAGGTATTGCTGACAGGGCCCTTTCTTCATCCCTGTAGAGGCGGAGGGTGCCCTCCAGGGCTGCCAGGCTCAGCTTGTCAATCCTCAAAGCCCGGGCCAAGGGATTGCACCTCAAGCGGTCGATCAGGTTCTTCTTGCCTAGGATTATGCCAGCCTGTGGTCCTCCCAGGAGCTTGTCACCGCTGCAGGTGACAATGCCGGCGCCGGCGGAGATACTGTCCCTGATAGGCGGGTCCACAATGCCGTATCTCTCCAGATCCAGCAGTGTACCGCTGCCTTGATCATCCATTACCAGGACCTCTCGTTCAGCGCCAAGGCTCACAAGCTCGCCTATGCTGGCAGAAGCTGTGTAGCCTACCTGCCGGAAGTTGCTCGGGTGAACGCGGAGGAGCATGGCAGTGGATGGTCCTATAGCGCCAGCGTAGTCCGAGATGTACGTGCGGTTGGTGGTGCCCACCTCTACCAGCCGTGCCCCGCTCTTGGCCATGATGTCCGGCAGGCGAAAGGAACCCCCGATCTCCACCAGCTGCCCCCGGGACACCACTACCTCCCGCCCGGAGGCCAAGGTGTCCAGGCAAAGGAGCACCGCCCCGGCGTTGTTGTTCACTACGAGGGCCGCCTCGGCCCCAGTGAGTTCCACCAGGAGACCGGTGACGTGATCCTGGCGGGAACTCCTCTCCCCGGTACCCAGGTCGTACTCGAGGTTCACATGCCCCGTCGCAGCCTCAATCACGGCCTCCACGGCTTCACTGGCCAGTACTGAGCGGCCCAGGTTGGTATGGACCACTACGCCGGTGGCATTTATCACACTCCGGAGGCTTCTCGAGGTTGACCCGGCCAACTCGCGAAGCACCGGGCCTGTCATGTCTGAAGGTGCGGGGGCAGCCTGCCCCTCACTCACTTGGCGCCTTGCCTCCGCAAGGACGCTGCGAATGGCCCTGACCACCAAGGTTCGCGAGTACCTATGGAGCAGGCTGGCTATCTCTGGTACGTCCAGGACCTCGGTCACTGATGGGATCTTCCTGAGTTCACTCGAGAAGTCCATGATGGCCCCCCTCTCCCCGCAGGTCGAACCAGCTGGTCCGCCCAGGTCAGGGTGTAACCCTGATGAAACCCTCTGATTTGCCCGTGACCCTCCCGACTACGGTAAAGAAGCCAGCACCACAAGCCTCCAGTGCCGCCATGAGCTGTCCCAGCCGTTCCCCAGGCACGGAGATGAGCAGCCCGCCGGAGGTTTGCGGGTCACACAGCACCATATCGAAGGCATCTGTGCCTCCCTCGTAACCGGTGAATCTCTCCAGGTACCGGGCGTTTGCGCTGGCACCCCCGGGGGCGAGATCCACCAGGTCCAGGACCCTGGGAAGCAAGGGCACCGAGTCCCAGCTGATTTCACAGGATACCCTACTGGCACTGGCCATCTCCCACAGGTGCCCTAGAAGACCGAAACCGGTGATATCAGTACAAGCGTTGACCCCCGTCTCCACCATGGCCCTGGAAGCATCGCGGTTAAGCGTCTTCATCAGGTCCACAGCCTCGACGAGTTCATCATAGGAAATCTCCCCGGCTTTGGCTGC includes:
- the selA gene encoding L-seryl-tRNA(Sec) selenium transferase, encoding MDFSSELRKIPSVTEVLDVPEIASLLHRYSRTLVVRAIRSVLAEARRQVSEGQAAPAPSDMTGPVLRELAGSTSRSLRSVINATGVVVHTNLGRSVLASEAVEAVIEAATGHVNLEYDLGTGERSSRQDHVTGLLVELTGAEAALVVNNNAGAVLLCLDTLASGREVVVSRGQLVEIGGSFRLPDIMAKSGARLVEVGTTNRTYISDYAGAIGPSTAMLLRVHPSNFRQVGYTASASIGELVSLGAEREVLVMDDQGSGTLLDLERYGIVDPPIRDSISAGAGIVTCSGDKLLGGPQAGIILGKKNLIDRLRCNPLARALRIDKLSLAALEGTLRLYRDEERALSAIPTLSRLAQGGELLEQRAIRLAGMVRKTPSLEVKVAQSTSQAGGGSNPGEDLPSWVVAVRPSDGKVTALEEALRRAQPPVIARIHRGFLVLDMRTLGDHDLEAVAEALLDNC
- a CDS encoding DUF2975 domain-containing protein encodes the protein MRIETQGIQFIFHEGAEQVDPPWLLVMNGVVALPMLLLALFVIYQLRKVFGSVAGGCPFEPGNPGRIRLIGIAICISSAVRSVGSFLGGWFIEHAVNFPGIEVRALLRPDLNTLFLGLVVMVLSEVFRYGSVLQEDHDLTV
- a CDS encoding saccharopine dehydrogenase NADP-binding domain-containing protein, whose product is MRCVVLGGGGAMAGQVAMDLRENSVFEDFIMADIRFDHAARRCEELGDPRFRPALADASDKQGLAKTLRGATVCINCAQYNYNTAVMGACLQAGAGYIDLGGLFHVTRKQKPMHGAFKEAGVPAVLGMGSTPGTMNVLARYGVDLLDTVERADALCAWVDEASVEGPFIPPYALRTMLEEMTEDAWAFEDGELRPFPAGSGGEIVRFPEPVGSVPVYLCLHSEPATWPVSWRDKGLAGCAFKIGMPPSLREKMAFLARLGFHRKEALDGVGAIPPVEYLERLIAQQACGAPQGATSSTLEVLRARVVGTRNGLRCTHNVDMLAQDHSRWKVSATTGTPPSIVSGYMGEGRIPPGVWAPEEVIDPVPYFEDLAKREMRVQVETLYEPIAYR
- a CDS encoding helix-turn-helix transcriptional regulator, coding for MSIIIRLDRVMVDRKVPLTELAQRVGITNANLSILKNNKVKAIRLATLNALCRELSCQPGDLLEYVDDEA